A single region of the Triticum dicoccoides isolate Atlit2015 ecotype Zavitan chromosome 2B, WEW_v2.0, whole genome shotgun sequence genome encodes:
- the LOC119366142 gene encoding beta-D-xylosidase 4-like gives MATAARPPFLAMALLVAVVAVCCGGNAGVAEAQTPVFACDASNATLAGYGFCNRKATASARAKDLVSRLTLAEKVGFLVNKQPALGRLGIPAYEWWSEALHGVSYVGPGTRFSPLVPGATSFPQPILTAASFNASLFRAIGEVVSTEARAMHNVGLAGLTFWSPNINIFRDPRWGRGQETPGEDPLLASKYAVGYVTGLQDAGAAGVVDGALKVAACCKHYTAYDVDNWKGVERYTFDAKVSQQDLDDTFQPPFKSCVLDGNVASVMCSYNKVNGKPTCADKDLLSGVIRGDWKLNGYIVSDCDSVDVLYTQQHYTKTPEEAAAITIKSGLDLNCGNFLAEHTVAAVQAGELSEEDVDRAITNNFIMLMRLGFFDGDPRELAFGSLGPKDVCTSSNQELARETARQGIVLLKNNGALPLSAKSIKSMAVIGPNANASFTMIGNYEGTPCKYTTPLQGLGASVNTVYQPGCTNVGCSGNSLQLNTAVAAAASADVTVLVVGADQSIERESLDRTSLLLPGQQTQLVSAVANASRGPVILVVMSGGPFDISFAKASDKISAILWVGYPGEAGGAALADILFGSHNPSGRLPVTWYPASYADTVKMTDMRMRPDTSTGYPGRTYRFYTGDTVFAFGDGLSYTKMSHQLVSAPPSYVSMQLAEDHPCRAEECASVEAAGDHCEDLAFDMKLRVRNAGEVAGAHSVLLFSSPPSAHNAPAKHLLGFEKVSLAPGEAGTVAFRVDVCRDLSVADELGGRKVALGGHTLHVGDLKHTVELRV, from the exons ATGGCCACGGCGGCGCGCCCTCCGTTCCTGGCCATGGCGCTGCTGGTCGCCGTGGTGGCGGTGTGCTGTGGCGGCAATGCGGGGGTGGCGGAGGCGCAGACGCCGGTGTTCGCGTGCGACGCGTCGAACGCGACGCTGGCGGGGTACGGGTTCTGCAACCGGAAGGCGACGGCGTCGGCGCGGGCCAAGGATCTGGTGTCGCGGCTGACGCTGGCGGAGAAGGTGGGgttcctggtgaacaagcagccggCGCTGGGGCGGCTGGGCATCCCGGCGTACGAGTGGTGGTCGGAGGCGCTGCACGGCGTCTCCTATGTCGGGCCCGGCACCCGGTTCTCGCCGCTGGTGCCCGGCGCCACCAGCTTCCCGCAGCCCATCCTCACCGCCGCGTCGTTCAACGCCTCCCTCTTCCGCGCCATCGGAGAG GTGGTGTCGACGGAGGCGCGGGCGATGCACAACGTGGGGCTGGCGGGGCTCACCTTCTGGAGCCCCAACATCAACATCTTCCGGGACCCGCGGTGGGGCCGCGGCCAGGAGACGCCCGGCGAGGACCCGCTGCTGGCCAGCAAGTACGCCGTGGGATACGTCACGGGGCTCCAGGACGCCGGCGCGGCGGGCGTCGTCGACGGCGCGCTCAAGGTCGCCGCCTGCTGCAAGCACTACACCGCCTACGACGTCGACAACTGGAAGGGCGTCGAGCGCTACACCTTCGACGCAAAG GTGTCACAGCAGGACCTGGACGACACGTTCCAGCCCCCGTTCAAGAGCTGCGTGCTGGACGGCAATGTCGCTAGTGTCATGTGCTCCTACAACAAGGTGAACGGGAAGCCCACCTGTGCCGACAAGGACCTCCTCTCCGGAGTCATCAGGGGGGACTGGAAGCTCAACGG ATACATCGTGTCGGACTGCGACTCCGTCGATGTGCTCTACACCCAGCAGCACTACACCAAGACGCCCGAGGAGGCCGCCGCCATCACCATCAAATCAG GGCTGGACCTCAACTGCGGCAACTTCCTGGCGGAGCACACGGTGGCGGCGGTGCAGGCCGGCGAGCTGTCGGAGGAGGACGTCGACCGGGCCATCACCAACAACTTCATCATGCTCATGCGCCTCGGCTTCTTCGACGGCGACCCCCGGGAGCTCGCCTTCGGCAGCCTCGGCCCCAAGGACGTGTGCACGTCTTCCAACCAGGAGCTGGCACGCGAGACGGCGCGCCAGGGCATCGTGCTGCTCAAGAACAACGGCGCGCTCCCGCTCTCGGCGAAGTCCATCAAGTCCATGGCCGTCATTGGGCCCAACGCCAATGCCAGCTTCACCATGATCGGCAACTACGAAG GCACGCCGTGCAAGTACACGACGCCGCTCCAGGGCCTGGGCGCCAGCGTCAACACCGTGTACCAGCCGGGGTGCACCAACGTCGGGTGCAGCGGGAACAGCCTCCAGCTCAACACCGCCGTGGCGGCCGCGGCCAGTGCCGACGTGACCGTGCTCGTCGTCGGGGCCGACCAGTCCATTGAGCGCGAGAGCCTGGACAGGACGAGCCTCCTCTTGCCGGGCCAGCAGACGCAGCTCGTGTCGGCCGTCGCCAACGCCTCCAGGGGCcctgtcatcctcgtcgtcatgtCCGGCGGGCCGTTCGACATCTCGTTCGCTAAGGCCAGCGACAAGATCTCCGCCATTCTTTGGGTCGGCTACCCCGGCGAAGCCGGCGGCGCCGCCCTCGCCGACATCCTCTTCGGCAGCCACAACCCAA GTGGGAGGCTGCCGGTGACGTGGTACCCGGCGTCGTACGCCGACACGGTCAAAATGACCGACATGCGGATGCGGCCGGACACGTCGACGGGCTACCCGGGCCGGACGTACCGGTTCTACACGGGCGACACGGTGTTCGCCTTCGGGGACGGGCTGAGCTACACCAAGATGTCCCACCAGCTCGTGTCCGCGCCGCCGTCGTACGTGTCCATGCAGCTGGCCGAGGACCACCCGTGCCGCGCCGAGGAGTGCGCATCCGTGGAGGCCGCGGGCGACCACTGCGAGGACCTGGCCTTCGACATGAAGCTCCGGGTGCGGaacgccggcgaggtggccggcgCGCACTCGGTGCTGCTGTTCTCGTCGCCGCCGTCGGCGCACAACGCGCCGGCGAAGCACCTGCTCGGGTTCGAGAAGGTGTCGCTGGCGCCCGGGGAGGCCGGCACGGTGGCGTTCAGGGTGGACGTGTGCAGGGACCTGAGCGTGGCGGACGAGCTGGGCGGCCGCAAGGTGGCGCTCGGCGGCCACACGCTGCACGTCGGCGACCTCAAGCACACCGTGGAACTACGGGTCTGA